Sequence from the Amaranthus tricolor cultivar Red isolate AtriRed21 chromosome 1, ASM2621246v1, whole genome shotgun sequence genome:
aaaattgcttttacataaactaaatatatgACAAGCAGATACATAACTGCTTTTAGATTTGTTTTGATCGCATCTCTAGCTTTTGATGAGCATATGAAATTTCATCTTTTATTATGTATACTTCTCCAAAGTCCAAAATAATCACAACTTTTATAAGCGATAAATGATGAAATGTGGCTACTAATCAAGAGAATAATCTTTAAACTAATTAAAGCTTGAGACTTGAGTGTCATATGCCcctagtttttttttgtttggcaaTAACCTTTGGCGCCCATTCTTACTTACGATTCAAATATCCCCCTGAAGAagtgtgtatgttttttttttttttttttaagattggTGACTCGAATCGAGTCTTGATCGTGATTGTAAATGCATTAAAGAAGAACGAGTGAAGTTGGGAAACATTAGCCTGACGATGAGTCGGCGCTTCTTCACTGATGTCGCAAAATTTGGGTCTGAAACTATGCAACGAGTCACTGCTCATAGGCGACGACTTGTTGCTTCTTACGGTTTTGCGGGAAGTTAGTTTTTGCACGGGTTTTGGGGCGGTTATTTTGTTTAACTAAGCAATAACTTCTTTTATTGGGGATTCATATAAAAACCTCTATTTTTGGGTTAGTATTCATTATCACAAAATAGAGAAAAATCACATGAGAGTCATTGTAATTTTGTGAGTGATATCTTGATTCCTCTTGTAATGCTTTGCGATCATAGAGAAATTGTTCGATCTCAGTGCCGgtctatcacattgatagtgatcCAAGTTAAAtctcttatatttgtttttattttttggttgaatttctttgttgtttcattattgttcattgatcttatTTCCTCTGTCGTACAATATTTTTTAGGCATTATTTTAATAAACGAATGTGCTTTCTTTGTGTTTCACATAAAAGAAATATTTTCACTATTTCATAATACTTacgcttatttttttttttttgttttataatactTACACTCTATCCATTTTTGGCAAAAAGCCTACTTTATTCTCACTCATgacatcattattattttttttacctatCATCTAAAAAGGGCAAAATAGACAAAAATACGTTAGAGGTGATGACTTTTGTTAATTCTTGTGCCACCATACAAATGTGCAAATAATTCAGAACAGATACGAAACATTTATCTAATATAACAGCTACATTTAGGTGGGTCTAACAGTGGAGACAATGGATGGAGTAGCCTACACAAGCAACAATCAGATCCATCTGAGCGCAAACTACGTGCAAAGCTACTCAGGCAACGTGAGAACTGAAGTAACAGGAATTTTGTACCATGAGATGACCCATGTTTGGCAATGGAACGGTAATGGGCGGGCCCCAGGAGGATTGATTGAAGGGATTGCGGATTATGTTAGGCTTAAAGCGGGTTACGCCCCGTCTCATTGGGTCAAACCGGGTCAAGGTGATAGATGGGATCAAGGTTATGATGTTACTGCTAGGTTTTTAGACTACTGTAACAGTTTGAGAGATGATTTTGTGGCTCAACTTAACAAGAAAATGAAGGATGGTTATAGTGATGCTTATTTTAGTGATTTATTGGGTAAGTCTGTTGGTCAACTTTGGATTGACTACAAGGCTAAGTATAACAACTAAGTTCTGTATTTATTGTTAGTGATATGTTACAATATTAGACCAATTTTCAATAATTCATTGTGATTTGTCGGAAAAATATCATATGTGTGATGACTGATGACTGGTGTTTTGTGTGGTTGTAAATTcttttatttgatgaaaatggttcggaaaattttaatatattatttattattatttaggaTTAAATGACAATTTCGTGAACattaaagttaaaattgtgtttttattaaaaaaaaaagggttaaaATTGTGTTTCAAAACTCTTTAGCTAGTCagttcgtcttgtatgagactatcTCACTATGAGATGAacccatataattagtctattttttttattgattactttaagattgtaagtgatcgtGTTAAGGtgtaagtaatcactctaatactataaaaagtgattattttaaaattgtaaataataactTTAgcgttataagtaatcacttgaaacaaaaaatgtatattagactAGCTCCATAGAGACAGTTAGTAGATACCTCTCAATAAAATGGCCAAGTTGAACGAAAACACTATATATTCTAAATGTTGCTAGTGCATTATGATTGGACTCTAATTTGTTATTGATATATTTCTGTGTTTATATCCTAGCCATTGGATTCCTTGTTAGTTGAACACGGTCTCCTCTACTTAACAATcaaatccttgttcttttattaGTACGTGCTCAAATATTTAGTCTTCAAGCTCAAGCATTCTAACAACACATTAATAATATGGTTGAAAACGATGGAACGTGTTTCAAATtctaatatcaccaagatcgaatgtatgaagtcttgtgacaaacaaattatgctatcaatgatatcgatgtttgtaggagaaaataatgcaataaaaacaatacaaaagatttaacgaggttcacccaattaagGCTACgccctccggtgtgtagtatctcttatattatcataaaggagttcaaagaactctcaaatatggagaatcacaatagagaagagattaaGCTaatgtttggcttggggtgtattttgtggatgatttaGATGTACATATGAGCTTCCCTTTTATAAGAGTGATTACTATTAATGAGTAATACAACTTTAATGCTAAATTTAAATCACAAAGAAACTGCTTCATGAGACTTCAAACGTCAGAGAAAGAATCCAAGGTTGTGCACTGTGTTGGATGCTCGTTCGAGCCAATATGGAGCTCGTTCGAGTAGCTCCTCTACTGACCCACTAGACTGCTACTGGTCAAACGCTCGTTCGAGCCTAGAACCGCTCGTTCGAGCATGGGCTGTCAGAGGCTACTGACTTCACACACCATTTAAGTCACCTTGGATACCCTAATTTCCTTGTGGAAGGCACTTAGTACAGCATCATAAACTGCTGCACTTCCCTCATTAATCACATTCATCATGTCATCTTTAATTCATATGTTTAAGCCTAACTTCAATGCCTTTCATTAATTCATGCATTGACTCACACTCTTAAACACCATCATTAAGTCAGACACTTAATCACCCATTAAACCTTTCAAGAGATACCATCTCTATGTGCATGACTtgattgtgcactcaagtcaccattaacattaacaatctccaccttgacttgagttcacccaagtcaaagcATTCTCTTAATCTACTCCAATATAATATAACAACTTACACAACTACatactcaaaataaaaacaaaacaaaaacaacacatgtgcaCAAACATAGCACATGCACTACAATGCCCTCAAAGGGCTCCCCAAGAGTATGAGATTTTATTTACCAATCAAGTCCACACATCCCATGAACTTATTGGGGTATATTGGAATTATTCTCGAACTTTCATTGCTTAAAGAAGTAtcaacatcatcttcatcatgcTTGGTTGAAGTAGTGGACACACAAGCCGAACTAATTAAGATTTAACCCATAAGCATATACAAGCCATCATCAATTGATcctttcaaaaataaattaggactcttgccaaccttcaaaactccaccttcaccaatgcatctaaaaccttctttatccTAGATACTAAGAGAAATTAAGTGTATATTCATACCTGGAACATGAAAGACTCCGGTCAATGTTCTcacaacaccatcaaacatgatAAATTTAACATCTCCAACACCAACTATTGAACAACTAGCCTTATTGCCCATAGTGACtttcttccatcaaccttt
This genomic interval carries:
- the LOC130824828 gene encoding uncharacterized protein LOC130824828 gives rise to the protein MSRFVILTSVLLLITTQLVTAVTYTVTNAAANTPGGTRFNNEIGSAYARQSLSSATDFIWKTFQQSDPADRKTIQQVGLTVETMDGVAYTSNNQIHLSANYVQSYSGNVRTEVTGILYHEMTHVWQWNGNGRAPGGLIEGIADYVRLKAGYAPSHWVKPGQGDRWDQGYDVTARFLDYCNSLRDDFVAQLNKKMKDGYSDAYFSDLLGKSVGQLWIDYKAKYNN